A window of the Bacillus andreraoultii genome harbors these coding sequences:
- a CDS encoding spore coat protein, producing the protein MNQESFHVNLEESHRSTSHHREWNALDPTSDHPLGRFLSNDDDQKSIQTVKEYQVSEELILVRDSADVTVNTTDAKAAISLVASLNAFIAAIINISVASADDAEEIKQTLFSSTGIKQVNVQKTVIENSRGVEVNTTDVNLAVNIQLLLQIILALLVNLEILS; encoded by the coding sequence TTGAATCAAGAAAGCTTTCATGTAAACTTAGAAGAATCACATAGATCAACATCGCATCACCGAGAGTGGAATGCACTAGACCCTACGTCAGACCATCCACTAGGCCGTTTTCTTTCAAATGATGATGACCAAAAATCTATTCAAACGGTAAAAGAATACCAGGTCTCCGAAGAATTAATTCTTGTTCGCGATTCCGCGGATGTAACGGTTAATACAACGGATGCAAAAGCTGCCATTTCACTTGTCGCTTCCCTTAATGCTTTTATTGCTGCGATTATTAATATTTCAGTAGCTTCTGCTGATGATGCGGAAGAAATTAAACAAACATTATTCTCTTCTACTGGTATTAAACAAGTAAATGTTCAAAAAACAGTTATTGAAAACTCTCGTGGTGTTGAGGTCAATACTACAGATGTTAACCTTGCAGTAAATATTCAACTACTACTTCAAATTATTCTCGCATTACTTGTAAACCTTGAAATTTTATCGTAA
- a CDS encoding helix-turn-helix domain-containing protein has product MITDQKIGELMRKIRKEKGYTSSEIADKLNISQPKFSRIETGSQSIPVTFLNQFCEACQISLVDFTYLLKDNGQIEHLTKIKENTSEYNTLSYSISELLTDLTLDERKAIIHLIHTFKNNEPLK; this is encoded by the coding sequence ATGATTACGGATCAAAAAATAGGAGAATTAATGAGGAAGATTCGAAAAGAAAAAGGCTATACTTCATCTGAAATTGCTGATAAGTTGAATATTTCACAGCCTAAGTTTTCTCGAATTGAAACAGGAAGTCAATCGATTCCAGTAACATTTCTAAATCAATTTTGTGAGGCTTGCCAAATTTCATTAGTAGATTTTACATATTTATTAAAAGATAATGGACAAATTGAACATTTAACAAAAATTAAAGAAAACACTTCTGAATATAATACTTTAAGTTATTCAATTTCTGAACTATTAACCGATTTAACACTTGATGAGCGAAAAGCGATTATCCATTTAATTCATACGTTTAAAAACAATGAACCCCTTAAGTGA
- the plsY gene encoding glycerol-3-phosphate 1-O-acyltransferase PlsY, protein MYTVLMVLLAYLIGSIPSGLLIGKIFYKTDIREHGSGNLGATNTFRTLGVKAGIIVMVADILKGTLATSLPSILAHYNVPMEWELHPLIVGMVAVIGHMYPVFANFRGGKAVATSGGVILFYNPILFFILVLGFIITLYLSKYVSLSSMVAAIVALIYSFFTRDLPLIIVIFLFSVFIFYRHRTNIKRIKDKTEPKVKWL, encoded by the coding sequence ATGTATACGGTATTAATGGTTCTTTTAGCTTATTTAATTGGCTCAATTCCATCCGGATTACTCATTGGTAAAATATTTTATAAAACCGATATTCGTGAACACGGAAGTGGTAATCTTGGGGCTACAAACACTTTTCGTACACTTGGCGTAAAAGCCGGTATTATTGTCATGGTAGCTGATATTTTAAAAGGAACATTAGCAACAAGCCTGCCTTCAATATTAGCTCACTACAACGTACCAATGGAATGGGAACTTCATCCACTTATTGTTGGGATGGTTGCTGTAATTGGTCATATGTATCCAGTTTTTGCAAACTTTCGCGGAGGAAAAGCAGTTGCTACGTCTGGTGGGGTCATATTATTTTACAACCCAATTCTTTTCTTTATCCTTGTATTAGGATTTATTATTACATTATATCTTTCAAAGTACGTTTCGTTATCATCAATGGTTGCGGCAATTGTAGCACTTATATATTCCTTCTTTACTCGCGATTTACCGCTCATCATTGTCATTTTTTTATTTAGTGTATTTATTTTCTATCGACATCGTACCAATATAAAACGGATTAAGGATAAAACAGAGCCAAAAGTAAAATGGTTATAG
- the spoIIP gene encoding stage II sporulation protein P, which produces MKQIIKILFFLFSLISVASAVISSQTNLFFSSFLLHESQEGKSDSTNFLKMIASENHYYSTLLPDEGDSLFTNAIEIATNVNIKDVRSLIFDEVPGLFSMTSDIVIAGEGTDFTNLPIESSPPIEEVLKDREIAEDSLNKIEKEEPKQPIKKPEKNTVFIYHSHSRESFIPHLKGVNNANGALHKDVNITLVGERLSKKLEEKGIGSVVDKTDIPELLAKEGLKYSRSYQASREVVKEALAQNHDLSYLIDVHRDSAKRETTTTQINGKNYAKLYFIVGKAHPNYKQNEKIAVELNRMIKKKYGSLTRGVYRKDKTEGNGIYNQDLSPNAFLIEVGGPENTLEEMYNTVDVLADIFADYYFKNTDAIEVNK; this is translated from the coding sequence ATGAAACAAATCATAAAAATTTTATTTTTTCTCTTTTCACTAATATCCGTAGCAAGTGCCGTCATTTCAAGCCAAACGAATTTATTTTTCTCAAGCTTTTTATTACATGAATCTCAAGAAGGGAAATCCGATTCAACTAACTTTTTAAAAATGATAGCTTCAGAGAACCATTATTATTCTACACTTTTACCAGATGAAGGTGACTCTCTTTTTACAAACGCAATAGAAATTGCCACCAATGTAAATATAAAAGATGTGCGAAGTTTAATTTTTGATGAAGTGCCTGGGTTATTTTCCATGACATCAGATATCGTCATAGCTGGGGAAGGAACTGATTTTACTAACTTACCAATTGAATCTTCACCACCGATAGAAGAAGTATTAAAAGATCGTGAAATTGCAGAGGACAGCCTTAACAAAATTGAAAAAGAAGAGCCAAAACAACCGATTAAAAAACCAGAAAAGAATACCGTCTTTATCTACCATTCACATAGTAGGGAATCATTCATCCCTCACTTAAAAGGAGTGAATAATGCCAATGGAGCCTTACATAAAGATGTAAACATAACTTTAGTAGGGGAAAGATTAAGTAAAAAACTTGAAGAAAAAGGAATTGGTTCAGTAGTTGATAAGACTGATATCCCAGAATTACTAGCAAAAGAAGGGTTAAAATATTCTCGTTCTTATCAAGCTTCTCGTGAAGTTGTCAAGGAAGCCTTAGCTCAAAACCATGATTTATCCTATTTGATAGATGTCCACCGTGATAGTGCCAAGCGGGAGACGACGACAACACAAATAAACGGAAAGAATTATGCAAAACTATACTTTATTGTTGGAAAAGCTCATCCGAATTATAAACAAAATGAAAAAATTGCCGTTGAATTAAATCGAATGATAAAGAAAAAATATGGTAGTTTAACGCGTGGAGTATATCGTAAAGACAAGACAGAAGGTAACGGTATATACAATCAAGATTTATCACCTAATGCATTTCTTATTGAAGTTGGTGGACCTGAAAATACGTTAGAAGAAATGTACAACACGGTTGATGTACTAGCTGATATTTTTGCCGATTATTATTTCAAGAATACCGACGCGATAGAGGTAAATAAATAA